atggattaaatataaatattgttgaaaaatttttggtttatatacgttttaagaactattatttgttcatgtttagttttaatattatagtcttgtaaatgttaaattagttttacaacttaatagttatagtaattatattaagaaaattaaggagtaataagtgagTTTGGGCTAAACCCGATTAAGGCTCACAACCCGAATATTATGTGAGCTGAGTATGAGCTTCACATTTACGAACCCGAAACTCATAGCTCGAAGCCCGAAAATGAttcaaattaaatgagttgAGTTTGAACTCATCAAAGCCCGGCTCATTAGGCCCAATTGACAGGCCTACTACTCAAACTCTTTTACTTATTGCCACAAGAATTAATCCTGTGTAACCCATATTCACCGAAGACATACGGCCAGCAATTGTATTAGTTGGCAAAATTCGTGACCCCATTTTGCAACTCTGGATGTCCCGCATCAATTAGCAAATGTAGTGAGAAATTTTGCATCtttttatcatattttgttCAAACTCCCTGCAATCAGCACAAATTTCCAAAGTGAATAAAATTTGCCCAATAACTCACATTTGGTAAGATAATATGAggaaattaattacaaaataaatgatagAATTGcgacctatcaattccccccacacctaaaccatctTTGTCCTCAAGCAAGAGAACAACAAACAATACTAATTCCTGACAATGGCCATCACTCCATTTACCTTATTGCCAAGATATCGAGAAAACACATATCAAACATTAATAATCAAAATCCAAGAAATATCACCCCAGTTAACTTCTAAACCATAGATTTTTCTAATTTATGGCTAACTATTCTAAGAAAAGAGAATGGTCGatcaacatttatcagcaaacggtccaactattaaccaaaatcgcAACATTAAACTCATAGATCAACAGGCTAACTTTAATCATACATTTAGACAACTTTCGCACTTTTTTATCacgcttttcttcttcttctttttttcaatagTAGTAATAATGGACTTAGCCTCTAGCCACTAGAACCTTTTGATGTGAACTCTAACATTTATCAGATGAAGGAACTTGGTTACTCAACTCCTATCACTATAAAATCACGTACTCATAGATATTACTACTATTAGATGCGAGAATTGACACTTTTGGTAAAGATCGCCGGTTACTCAATAGTAATAACTAGCGGAATACAGCTAACTTTTATTCACAACTAGGCaataaaataactcaaaatatCACATAAAATAACAACAGCTAGCCTCATTTCCTCAAACATAGAGAACTAAGGTTAATAATTGGATCAagtcacatgaaaatgccaagaAGTTATTCCCTATGtctagaaaagttaacaaaaaattataagagtcacaaaatcatcgatattcaccaaagaaatGTTCCTGGACTTAACCAAATTAACTTGATACACTTGTATTACTAAAACTTGACAATAGGAGAATTATAGTCAATCAACCATCATCAATCCTTGGTAATCATAGAAATGCTAATcactaataaaaataaaaagaaaaaaagaacaaataacaagaaataaaggaaaaacatctaaaaactaaaaatactgGCTGTACCACAGCTCCCCCCTTCCCCCCACTTAGATCCGACATTATCCTCAATAGAGGtcataaagcaaataaagcaagtAGGACAAAGAAACTTCTTTAATGAATGGCTATGGAATAGGTGGGAATGGTGGAATGAAACCAACATGGTGGAAGTAGGCGGCCAAGTTCTGAGACATCAACGATATTCATCACCTGCTCATCCACATGGTGAATATGTACCCGAAGGTGTCGCCACTCAGAATTAGAGACTAGCGGTGGAAGAGGCACAGAAGAAGAGGGTCCAGCTGTATTCTCGGCCGATCTAGGGGCAGAAGATGCGTCGATCTGGTGCTCGAATGGGACCGAGGAGTGTAAACTGAAATATGGCATCAACCTCCTCTACAACGCCCATCTTTTCTAGACCAATCGCATCTCTTTCAGTAGTAAGGAACCGAGTGtaaatcaatcaataacaagtaattaCACTGCACAAAtaaacaagttaatacaagatataacaagtgtaaatcacaatTCTTTCCCTTCTTTTGTGAAAGTTTACTCTAGAATTTTCTGTACTTCTAATGTGCATTCGTACCACACACGTCATTAGAAAATTGAatcgatatatatatatatatatataaggtcCTGGTTTGCAGAACTCTTTTTCGATTATCAAGGTATAGTTGGTTCGCTCACTCTACGATTCTTGTCATGCTTGAATACTGGTCATTTTTTGTGCGCTTCCTGTCTATGGTAAATGGCAAAAAGAACAACaagcaaagaaacaaaaatgcacTCAACGCTACTGACtttcatttaattaattatacGGAACGCTTGGTTGAAAGAAGAACTGCATTTATTACATATCACACATTATACGGAACGCTTGGAGAAAATTAGACCAGCTAGAAGACATATATGTCCGTAGTCCATTCAGAGGTAAAGTTGCGGCTTCCCTGGACATTAATTATCTTTCACCTCCTTAGACTCAGCGTGGTTGCCTTGATAGTGATAGAGTAGTAAGGAACCGAGTTTCGACTCAAAGTCTTTCATAAGAGGTTTCTCTTCCTTAGACTTAGACTCAGCGTGGTTGCCTTGATAGTGATAGAGTAGTAAGGAACCGAGTTTCGACTCAAAGTCTTTCATAAGAGGCTTCTCTTCCTTATACTTAGATTCAGCGTGGTTGCCTTGATAGTTATAGAGTAGTACGGAACCGAGTTTCGACTCAAAGTCTTTCATAAGAGGCTTCTCTTCCTTAGACTTAGACTCAGCGTGGTTGCCTTGATAGTGATAGAGTAGTAAGGAACCGAGTTTCGACTCAAAGTCTTTCATAAGAGGCTTCTCTTCCTTAGACTTAGACTCAGCGTGGTTGCCTTGATAGTTCCAGAGTAAGGAGCCGGGCTTCGACTCGAAATCCTTCAATGTGTTACCATCACTTGTCTTCTTCTGATTGGAAAGGGACAACTCTGCGTGGTGATTGTCCTCAGTATGCTCATTAATGACAGCAGATTGCAAAGAGTCCGTAGGATTCTTCCTTGCTTCCGTGATGCATGCAAACTGCACATTAGTGCAAATATTAACATAAAAGAAACTAACGTCAATATAGGTACGTTGATGGTAGCACCGTAAAAGATGACCCCTTGAAGGGAAGGATAGTTAATGTCCAAACACGAGCTCAACTGGCAACAGGAATATTCCTTTGTTGATTTTAAGGTTCTTGATTTGACTTTCAATCTTTCCCGGATGAATCCTCTAACTAGAAAATGGTAAATAGTGTCATATGCCATTACTCAAGTTACATTGACGTTTAAGTATGGTACCAGCATTGGTAATGTTTGGAAGTCAAGCTTTTATTAGAATAGAACTACAGAGCCATCTGAAGAGCTTCCATTCCTTCAGTGGCGATGGTTAGAGCTGCAGATAAATGtgcaaaaaggaagaagaatgtGTTTTCTCAGGTAGTTTTAATTCACGGGTTTCATCAGTATTCCTATACAGTAGCAATTATATCGTATgaactactacttcaagtaCAGTATTGATGGTTGAGAAACATTACCAGGGCAATTGAAAAGACTGCGATCAGAGTGATAGATGAAGCCATGCCTTGCCTATGAATAGACTCAAAATGTAACTTTGGTGGTGAAAAGACTCTTGGGGCCTATACGGCTATTTATACAAGGCGATAGCTAAGTGAAGCTAGCAAGGTTACAGCATGGATCACGTGGCAGGTTGGTTTGCATCATGTGGGTAGGTCAACATTTTGGTCCCTTTTTTCTAAACAATCTACAGTTATGGTCTAAAATAAATTTAGGGTACGTTTGGTTCTACAGAATTATAATTGAATTAGAACTGAAATTCTATAGAATTGGAATTCTATGAATTGGAATTCCAAATCATTTCAATTCTTTCGTTTGGGAAATGCATAGAATTGATAcgaaatttatttgaaattccaaattctttgtttgtatgagagaagaattcattaggaattagaattgtttCCAACTAATATTTCCTTacataaaaaatttctttttttactatataataattttttaacattTAGCTAATTGTTACTAAAGCTTTAAGGAAAAAATCAATTAGTacctttaataatttattttttcttgcatttaactAATTGTTAATAAagctttaaaagaaaaaaaattagttccttttttgcaaaaataaaaaaattctttttttaaaaaaattaaattatattaaataaaaaataaatgtatATTCTAACTTAAAAAGTAGTTAATATTTATCGAGTTAAAACCTTGATACTTTTTTAAACTTAAGAActttaaattttagaaaatcaaaGCCTACTCTATGATATGAATTGGGAGGAAAGTCATAACTTGTATCTATTATAAATATTTGAGTTTTGTATCTTACAAGAAATTTCAATACATGAATACGCAAACAAAGTGtttttagccaaaaaaaaaagagaaagaaaagcacAGTTATACATTGCTactatttttcaataaatgGCCATTCTAATATTAAATTAAGTTCGAATAAATTCCTATCAAATTTCAACTTCCATGATGGCCTTGTCTAATTTGATAGTCAATAAACATTGCTCGTGCTAAAGCATTCCTAAATTGTGTCCACTCGCTAGTTGGTTGTACCGTTCGAATTCGATTCTCGTTAACAGCATTTACACCACCATCATTATTTGGACCATCATCTTCCATTCCATTTTCCTCATCTTCATCTTccatttcatcttcatcatcaaccTCATGTTGTACTCTTCGCATCTCAGCATCAACTTCATCCAAGTAAGGGTCATTTGGTTGTTCTACTCGAATAAGATTATGAAGGATGGCACATGCATTAATTATCATGACATGAGTCTTAACATCAAAAAAAGATGCATCTCTCAAAATGGCCCACCGCTTCTTGAACAAACCAAATGTCCTTTCAATCACATTTCGAGCAATTGAATGTCGAAGGTTGAATAACTCTTTAAAATTTTGAGGCTTCCTCCCACTAGCAGACCACTCGCTAAGATGATATCTAACTCCCCTATATGGAGCTAAGAAACCGGAGCTATTTGCATAACCCGCATCAACAAGAAAGTACTTGCCTGTAATGTTAGACAACAAATTATTACTCATTTatagttaaaagaaaaaaaacacttGATATCTAATTGTCACATACCCTTGGGAACAATTAATGGATCTGATCTAACTAACGCATCCCGTAGAACTCTACTATCTGCTGCAGAACCTTCCCATCCAGGCAATACATATGTAAATCTCATGTCACGGGAGCATACACCTAAAACATTTGTTGCTATCTCATTCTTCCTATTCCTATATCTTCCTTGATCTCTAAGAAGAACATGTACTTTAACATAAGTACCGTCTAACGCTCCAAGACAATCCTGTATTATAAACAAAATATCATAAGTTGATGAATCTTGTAGATATTATCTTCATTAacaaatatcaaaaaatattgATTACCTGAAACCATTCCCACTTTTCATGCTCGTAACCTTCCATTTCCGTTTCAGGCTGGATAAGATAGTGTCTCCCCAATTTTATGATAGCACATAGAACTATATTAAAGTATCGACTAACTGTCTCACCTGATCTTATGAAATTAAAATTGACAGTGCGATTCTTAAAGTTATGAGCAAGAACATAGAGAAACATTGCAACTGCTTCTTCAACAGTAATATTTCTAGTATCCCTCAACCCACAATGCTCTCTTAAATTTGTACATAAAACAGTAAAACAATGTTTATTGAGTCTAAGTTGCTCTACACAAACTCTATTGTTTCCATAGTAAAGACGCCTTAGATATATTTCACGTGCTACTTTAAAGTCCAAGTAAGGCTCCTTTACTATATGTTTCTCATGCCACCAAACTACTAATGTGGCTACTGTTACCATATAATTTGCaactaccacttttctcttttttgttttttgctcGTCTCCTTCCTTATCCATGTCAATATCCAAATTCTGCAATTCAAAATCATGACAACAATAAGAAAAGGTAAGTCAAAAgaccaaattttaaaaagtgAGTGTGTTAAATTCTACATAGTCAATTGAAGCTAAAATGATAGCTAATGAAACCTCTGACATAATAATCTGCAATAATATTTTTGCCTTTCCCGAAATATTACATTTACAGCTTGTGAATACAACTATTGACAGAAACAAATATATTGGCTTATACACCTTTAATACTTTAGAGAT
This portion of the Coffea eugenioides isolate CCC68of chromosome 11, Ceug_1.0, whole genome shotgun sequence genome encodes:
- the LOC113753605 gene encoding protein ALP1-like, which translates into the protein MDKEGDEQKTKKRKVVVANYMVTVATLVVWWHEKHIVKEPYLDFKVAREIYLRRLYYGNNRVCVEQLRLNKHCFTVLCTNLREHCGLRDTRNITVEEAVAMFLYVLAHNFKNRTVNFNFIRSGETVSRYFNIVLCAIIKLGRHYLIQPETEMEGYEHEKWEWFQDCLGALDGTYVKVHVLLRDQGRYRNRKNEIATNVLGVCSRDMRFTYVLPGWEGSAADSRVLRDALVRSDPLIVPKGKYFLVDAGYANSSGFLAPYRGVRYHLSEWSASGRKPQNFKELFNLRHSIARNVIERTFGLFKKRWAILRDASFFDVKTHVMIINACAILHNLIRVEQPNDPYLDEVDAEMRRVQHEVDDEDEMEDEDEENGMEDDGPNNDGGVNAVNENRIRTVQPTSEWTQFRNALARAMFIDYQIRQGHHGS